The Zalophus californianus isolate mZalCal1 chromosome 6, mZalCal1.pri.v2, whole genome shotgun sequence DNA window TCTCGGTTTAAATATATcctacacacacgtatatatatacatacgaTTTTTTGAGCAGGTGGTTATGGATCTACCatgaaccatttaaaaaatataccaggAGACATCAGAGAAAGCAAAAGATAAGAGAAGACTCTCCTGAGACTATTTGCACAAGGGCTCCTGCTTACCTGGTgaagagtatctttttttttttttttaaaggaatgagaGCAGCTCACTTAATTAAGAAAGGTTGCTCACCAGGTTTTTATTGTTGGCTTCTTCACACTGAACCCATCTGCTCCATCCTGCGGCTTTAGAAACAGCAAGTTCCCAAGATATAGAGAAACCTACCAGGGCagtctcttaaataagtaaataaacagcatatatatgttttgttttgttttgttttaaaaaacctttaaagcaaaatttatatAACAGCGTCCTTTCGACGTGAAATACCCACGGGAGATTTAGGGCAGGCGCTCAGCATGCAGTTCGGGTTCCGGAGGCATCTTTGCAGCAAAATTCttggaaaaaagcaaagcaaggaGAACGTAGCGCTGGGTTGGGCCTCACCGCGGACCCCTGTGATAGCGGCCCTAGGGCGCCAGTGGAGCCAGGCCGGCCGCGGGGCAGAAATGGGCAACCGGAGCCCGCGGGTCCCTGGCCACCCGGTTTCGCAAGCAGTGGGTTTGCTTGGTCTCTGATCCTATttcattttgtcttgtttttacaCTGGATTCTGTTTCTGAGCGTGCTGGATGAGCAGTTCAGATGTCGCACTCGCTGTCGCTGGACGTGATGGAGATGGCCGAAGTGGCTGCCTTGCTGGATAGGCTGGCGGCCGGGCTGGCGGCGGCGCCCAGCACCTCGGGCGTGCCCTCTTCCTCAGCCCTTAGAGCCCGTCCGGAGCCCTGCGACATGACCTGCTGCTGGAGTCTACGGGAAGGAAAGGGATACCAGTCACGGAGCGTAACATAGCCGCCCATTgcgacccccacccccaccccccgtctgCATCCATTAAGCTCAGCGGCCAGCGACCTTCCACAGACCCGGGCAGTTAAAGTGGGAAAAGTGAGGCAACAGAGGCCAGGGCCGGAGTCCGCGGCCGCCTCTCCAAGTAGCCCTGCAGTTGTCTCATCCTTCTTCTGAATCCTTTCTCGGCTCCCCATCAGGGACGCTAGGCTCACAGGGTCATTCGCGATTGTTGGCCGCCTTTGGGAGATTTACAATACTGTCAAGATAAATGAGGTGTGGGTGACAAGGACGTATCAAGCTCCTGGATAGGGAACCCCCTTCCCAGCGTGCATCTTTTCTGGGCGCACGCTCGTGTTAGTGCCCTCAAGGCCGGGTCAGAGCAAAGCTAAAAGCAAAAAGGGCTGCCTGAGGATTACACGGAACGTTTGGGCCTGGGGGATGAGGCGGGGTTTCTTGGCCAAAATGTTTGGCTAATTTAGATCCACACGCTGCGGACCGAAAAGCCTCAGCTGACTAGTTTGCTGTTTTGAGGCAGGGTTGTCCACGCGTGAAAAGAGGAGAGCTCGACTATCATCCAGAAGTCCATTGAAAACTCTTTTCAAAGCATTAGAGAAGAATTTATCTGGGCTTTTAAAATGGCAACGCTAATGCCACATTTTGCTAATAAGCCAGGCTTCACTTAATAATAGGAGCCTGGGCCCAGGCTGACAAGAATTAGCTTTGGGCCTTGGGGTCCCTAATTAttgctgggattttaattttcatttctttccccttcccaatGCAGCCTTGGTTTGGCGACTGGAACTAGCTGGTGGAGCGACCCCCAGGCACTGAGAACGAGAGAAAGAGTATGGGGAACCTAGAGTCCGGAAGGAAAccgtccctctcctccccgcccagGATCCCAGAACACGGTGGGCTCATAACTGAAGACAGACCGAGCTCTCAGGTCCTGTGGATCCAAGTTGCCGGGCCCTGGGTAAGGGCGCCCGGGGTGCCTTCGCCTGCCCTACCCGGGAGAGGGCAAGGCGCGTAGGCCTCTAGGTACTGACCTGTTCTTGGCAGCAGCCGCCCTGTCCCTTTGTCGGCGGTTTTTGAACCAGTTGCCCACCTGCGTAGGGGTCAGTCCGGTTGCCTGGGCGAGCTCACGCTTTTTGCTGGGGTTGGGGTATGGGTCCTGCAGGTACCATTCCCGTAGCAGATGCCGCGTGCGCTCCTTGAAACAGTGTGTCTTCTGTTCGCCGTCCCAAATGGTGCGCGGCAGCGGGAACTTCTTCCTTACACGGTACTTGTCCAC harbors:
- the SIX6 gene encoding homeobox protein SIX6, with amino-acid sequence MFQLPILNFSPQQVAGVCETLEESGDVERLGRFLWSLPVAPAACEALNKNESVLRARAIVAFHGGNYRELYHILENHKFTKESHAKLQALWLEAHYQEAEKLRGRPLGPVDKYRVRKKFPLPRTIWDGEQKTHCFKERTRHLLREWYLQDPYPNPSKKRELAQATGLTPTQVGNWFKNRRQRDRAAAAKNRLQQQVMSQGSGRALRAEEEGTPEVLGAAASPAASLSSKAATSAISITSSDSECDI